In the genome of Vespa crabro chromosome 16, iyVesCrab1.2, whole genome shotgun sequence, the window AAGATGATTCGCGATGTGCACAAGTCGAAGTGCAAGAGAGAACTAACTCGGAAACTGTCAAAGTTAAATGAAAGCgcatttatgtttatattacacgaGGCAACTACTTCGAAATCATAATTTAGAAGTAAcagaatttaatattaaatttattttaagtccTGTGCGCTTTTCcgtcttttaatttattaaataaatgtactattgtttaaatattactttactcTACTTCGCGTActtgaaaaattgtttaaataattgtaaaatttgcaaaagtatttatttataagacTTTGGGTTTAGAGAAGATGATTCGCGATGTGCACAGGGCAAAGTGCAAGAAAATACTAACTCGGAAACTGTCAAAGTTAAATGAAAGCgcatttatgtttatattacacaaggCCAACTACTCCGAAATTAACATTAAACAGTgatagaatttaatattaaaattattccaagtctcgttttagtatttttaatgtttaaataaatgtactattgtttacaTATTACTTTACTCTACTCCGCATACTTGAAATATtggttaaataattataaaattagcaAAAGTATTAATTTGCAAGATTTTAcgtttggaaaaagaaaatttcgatcTTTACTCATCGGACTGCTAGAGGAAACTAATTCGGTACTCGTCAAAGTTAATTGAAAgaccttatatatattttattttatgtaatgcCAAGAATTTCGAAATGACTTCGGATACTTCGAGTGTTGAAAtgtgaaattgaaattttttgaagTTCCTGGCGTTCACAATAATCTTTGCGGTATTGGagacgaattttattttttccatagGAATCATCTGTTGAAAGAGTGACCGATTGAATTACTGTAGATTTTCCGTGTGATCATTatgaaatgtatttttttgcgTTTTGAAATTTTTGGAAAATCTGTATACTAGCTATTTCCACACACAGACATTAGTTATTTACTCacacaattatatttatttattattgagaaATGACATTCTTTGtcgttctttttaataatgtttcaaACTTTGGCGGGTGGTGGCGTTGTTGTCCCGCTATTGGATATCAGCTGATCCATTCCATGtgattttatcatatataaccTATATATCGGTGAAATAATCGAACGAGAGCGTATCTTTATTcagatatttttgttgttgttatttttaaataaaggtTAAGAAAGATTGTAACAAaagataaatgtattttagataaaaagaaaagaaacaacaagtATATCTCAGCTATGTTCGGTCGTATATTTACATCAAATTTTCGCAATATTTCGGTAGGTAATGAAACATGATTAATAACATATTACacattatatttgtatgtacaaCGATTTGAAACACAAAGTTATATTTTCTCACAATTATCCTTAATTGAGATCGATTTAGGTTACTTATATTTTAAACTTATACGAGCCAAACAACTTTTCCTATAGTAACCGTTTCAAACGAAAATGAGGAAGACGACTAAAACGAAAGTGTTTCAGTTACTGTCACGAGTGTGGAATGGACCAAATGGTGCGCTTGCAGGGAAGCAGGCGGAACAAAAAATGATATCTTTGTTACGGAACAAGTTTCCTAAAGCTCGACTTATAGAAGTAACAGACGTTTCtggtaaataatatataaggcatatgctctctctctctctctctctcgctctcatcTGTTGCACACAAATAAGTGAAATTGGATTaacaacgtttcttttttccttaggTGGCTGCGGTGCTATGtttgaaataaatgttattgcGCCGGAATTCAAGGGTTTAAACACAGTTAAACAGCATCGAATTATAAACGAGGTAAGAATGGAGATTACGACGgtaagatatttaaatataatggtttattatatgtatcatatttatttgcaGGTACTTAAAGAAGAAATCAAAGATATGCATGGTATACGAATATACACGAGTATACCGGATACATAAATGGAAGTTATTCAAGTAGactttattaatcttaacCGGAGGATATTTATTGCCCTTatagtttctctctttctaaattatataatatttttgaaacttTACATGAACATGTGTAATcggtataaattaatataatttctttttcagaaaagaaaaaagaaaaaaaaatgccaacataataatttctaacatatatttgtatcactttctttcttttcgaatagaatatgcgatcgtattaatttaaatgtaatttctttttaaatttcccTCCTCCGCCAGATGGAGCAGTCATACTCAAATAGGCATTAGGCGCGCTTATTTTATTGTAGTGTTAGCCATAACAGTTAACCTTCATGATTCGTCTATATGTTGTATATAAAACTTATTCGATATGAGCGTGTCCGGCAAAATTCTTCATAAAAAGATCGAATATTTAAGACCAGATCTGTCAACTAGCATAACACCTgacattttcgataaaatatgcGATATTTCGACGGCGCAACCTTTTCTAGAATGGTTTTGCGATAATGTCAGTCGTGCTAATGTATTGTCCAAAGAAGAATTATATCTGTAAGATATCTTTTATTCGTCCATGTTTATGAATTATCtcattacaatttatatttgaattgttttaatatttttaattattttatagaaaaaacaaattacaaGATACGGAGGAATGGTTAAGTGGAAAAGAATTAGATGGAGCACTCGAAGAATTTACTCGTGATAATCCggaattgttgaaattgattgatttCGAAAATGAGGACATCGATGAAACGTTTTCTATATTTGAATCGTTAAAAGATCTTTACAAAATGGACAAAGActatatagaattattaaaaaataatatattgaatttaaagTAGGTATTTGTGTTTGTCTATCTAACCATAACCTATAAAACGTAATTTAACCTAGTTCAATAACAGAAAGTTATTTGTAGGGAATTGGAATTTACATTGGAAGATGAGATAGAACAGGAAGAGAATCATTTTGAAAAGGAACAAATTGAACTGCTTAAAGCATTTAACGATTGTAATGttattttggaaaaatttgATGAACAAAATCGTAACTTCTTCAGAGAAACGGAACAGCTTCTTAATGTATATACAGATGCGATTGAAAATGTAAGTGATTTAATgtgattttatttgataaattgtataaaaagcacatttatttattctcataGAAAGGAATACCGATATTGTGGATACAAATGTCcatagatttatttatcaaacagATCAAGCTTTACAATGATTATTTAGATATTCTAATTAAGCGGCAATTCAGTTTGGATAATCGGGAGATTGAACAGCAAC includes:
- the LOC124429880 gene encoding bolA-like protein 3 isoform X1 gives rise to the protein MFGRIFTSNFRNISLLSRVWNGPNGALAGKQAEQKMISLLRNKFPKARLIEVTDVSGGCGAMFEINVIAPEFKGLNTVKQHRIINEVLKEEIKDMHGIRIYTSIPDT
- the LOC124429880 gene encoding bolA-like protein 3 isoform X2, producing MRKTTKTKVFQLLSRVWNGPNGALAGKQAEQKMISLLRNKFPKARLIEVTDVSGGCGAMFEINVIAPEFKGLNTVKQHRIINEVLKEEIKDMHGIRIYTSIPDT